In Flavobacterium sp. CS20, a single window of DNA contains:
- a CDS encoding BCCT family transporter, translated as MLKIKKLFKSTSGLIYTSFFLIILIIFCFVFPHETFEVIKNLSLSVRDIFGQFYLIIGFLFVLLMLFIGITPFGKIRLGNSKPDYSFWSWVAMLYSAGMGAGVLFRAVQELVFMYQNNPIQGEIPSKIVALEYTFFQWGFTAWAFYTVFALIIGHVLFNKKDSVQLSNLFSKSMPNTFKTSINGLTILATITGIVSAVALGVKQIEDSANLMFDLPYSFDISILLVLIVYVLSTFSSILGLDRGIKIVSNLNIGLTTLLLIFIFVQSDMLVIIKTFSSALWQYIKNFVSLSLALGNYNPGKTFLTDWTYYYWAFWLAWAPFTGVFIARISKGRNYRQIIWGCVLVPSIASFFWFSVFGSTAIDMVNNQVVKTGDFNSAFTAISIFLNQFSGAFLTQIVVLILLFGFLITSLDSGIFVLSMFSDHGKQNPFNLHKLIWAILCFLLSIGLLYLGFVMPNQDVLSTVSKVLIIVSLPFAILSIFMITRFLKELFNRKNNKKTS; from the coding sequence ATGCTCAAAATAAAAAAGCTCTTTAAGTCAACTTCGGGTTTAATTTATACCAGCTTTTTTCTCATTATTTTAATTATCTTTTGTTTTGTTTTTCCTCATGAAACATTTGAAGTTATTAAAAACTTGTCTCTTTCTGTTAGAGATATTTTTGGTCAGTTTTATTTAATCATCGGATTTTTATTTGTCTTACTGATGCTTTTCATAGGCATCACTCCTTTTGGTAAAATACGCTTAGGCAATTCTAAACCTGATTATAGCTTTTGGTCTTGGGTGGCTATGCTCTACTCTGCTGGTATGGGAGCAGGTGTTTTATTTAGAGCAGTTCAAGAGCTCGTATTCATGTATCAAAACAATCCTATACAAGGAGAAATCCCATCAAAAATTGTGGCACTTGAATATACTTTTTTCCAATGGGGATTTACGGCTTGGGCTTTTTATACTGTTTTTGCACTCATCATAGGTCATGTTTTATTTAATAAAAAAGATAGTGTTCAACTTAGTAATTTGTTTTCTAAATCAATGCCAAATACTTTTAAAACGAGTATTAATGGTCTAACAATATTGGCTACCATAACGGGTATTGTATCTGCCGTAGCTTTAGGCGTAAAACAAATTGAAGATAGTGCAAATTTGATGTTTGATTTACCTTACTCTTTTGATATAAGTATATTGCTTGTTTTGATTGTTTATGTTTTATCAACCTTTTCTTCAATTCTCGGACTTGACAGAGGGATTAAGATTGTTTCAAACTTAAATATAGGTCTGACTACACTTTTGCTCATTTTCATATTTGTTCAAAGCGATATGTTAGTCATTATAAAAACGTTTAGCTCTGCCTTATGGCAGTACATAAAAAATTTTGTGTCATTGAGTTTAGCTTTGGGGAATTACAACCCAGGTAAAACATTTTTAACCGATTGGACTTATTATTATTGGGCGTTTTGGTTAGCTTGGGCTCCCTTTACAGGAGTCTTTATTGCTAGAATTTCAAAAGGACGAAATTATAGACAAATTATTTGGGGTTGTGTTTTAGTGCCTTCTATCGCTAGTTTTTTTTGGTTTTCTGTCTTCGGCTCAACTGCTATTGATATGGTGAATAATCAGGTGGTTAAAACTGGCGATTTTAATTCTGCTTTTACAGCAATATCCATTTTTTTAAATCAGTTTAGTGGTGCTTTTCTTACTCAAATCGTTGTTTTAATATTATTGTTTGGCTTTTTGATTACTTCGCTTGATTCAGGTATTTTTGTGCTGAGTATGTTTTCTGACCATGGCAAGCAAAATCCTTTTAACCTACATAAACTTATTTGGGCAATATTATGTTTTTTGCTAAGCATTGGGTTGTTATATCTCGGCTTTGTAATGCCTAATCAAGATGTATTATCTACGGTTAGCAAAGTTCTTATTATAGTATCGTTGCCTTTTGCTATACTTAGTATTTTTATGATTACCAGATTTTTAAAAGAGCTATTTAATCGTAAAAACAATAAAAAAACATCATAA
- a CDS encoding transposase, producing the protein MGIRQKKWFKEINIEMTVIPKREKPELTDYQKRKQIEEYNERNQIEGKFGQVKQAYGLKKKLKS; encoded by the coding sequence GTGGGAATACGACAAAAAAAGTGGTTTAAAGAAATAAATATCGAGATGACAGTAATTCCAAAAAGGGAAAAACCAGAGTTAACCGATTATCAAAAAAGAAAACAGATAGAAGAATATAATGAGAGAAACCAAATAGAAGGGAAATTTGGGCAAGTCAAACAAGCTTATGGACTCAAGAAGAAATTGAAATCATAG
- a CDS encoding DUF4136 domain-containing protein: MKNFLILCLTGLLFSSCATINVATDYDKEVNFDQYNTYAFFKPGIDKAQISDLDKKRILRAIDFELSQKGMTKSENPDILVSFFTQTKEKINVYQDNFGYGWGWSPYYWGGAGRVSSYANAEGTLFIDLIDAERNELVWQGLGTGALSQDMERKEEKIKEIVKEILKKYPPQLEDKK, from the coding sequence ATGAAAAATTTTTTAATTTTATGTTTAACTGGTTTATTGTTTAGTTCTTGTGCAACTATTAATGTTGCAACAGACTACGATAAAGAAGTCAATTTTGATCAATACAATACTTATGCATTCTTTAAACCAGGTATAGACAAAGCTCAAATATCAGATTTAGATAAAAAGCGTATATTAAGGGCTATTGACTTTGAGCTTTCTCAAAAAGGTATGACCAAATCTGAAAATCCAGATATATTAGTAAGTTTTTTTACTCAAACAAAAGAGAAAATCAATGTGTATCAAGACAATTTTGGCTATGGTTGGGGTTGGAGTCCTTATTATTGGGGCGGTGCTGGACGAGTCAGTTCTTACGCAAATGCCGAAGGTACACTTTTTATTGATTTAATTGATGCTGAACGCAATGAGTTGGTTTGGCAAGGACTTGGCACAGGTGCTTTATCTCAAGATATGGAACGCAAAGAAGAAAAAATCAAAGAAATTGTAAAAGAAATTCTAAAAAAATATCCTCCGCAACTCGAAGACAAAAAGTAA
- a CDS encoding zinc-dependent metalloprotease has product MKIFTNIFLILFATISFGQNNFWQNKDLNSIPDEDIINYDTQVNRFSVFELDKIALSMALKDAPLRFDENSSDVLIQVPYSDEKFGIFEIFEVQTLAPSLALKYPNIKSYIGKHRGSNSDRLRLTITPQGVFVKIFSSTGSIYINPMTQNGLFYKVFYAKDAVFPDFNCDFESIIENAIISNSSSSVDAVNVVDDSTFRIYRLAGATNGEYSTFHVNQAGISSGTTNQKKSAILATMTVSLDRVNGILENEIAVNLQFISNTDSFIFLDPTTDPYSDPNSTNVILNENNNFMPGAVGDANYDIGHVFTTAPGGVAFVGALCNDAIKAGGVSGSSSPVGDGFDLILAHEIGHQLGASHSYNNSCNGNRSDNSVYEVGSGVTIMSYAGICSPNVQNSRFDYYHSGSLLQIFSVISNTSCAQTSTISNNPPTITPNSNYTIPKRTPFVLDAQATDIDGDDLTYNWEQFDNQISIQPPTSSSVNGPLFRNFRPSTSSLRYFPKIETILNNQNQTTWEVLPNVVRSMNFVVVARDNNILGGQNTQDLLTVNVANAGPFRVTSQDISGISWSPGSTQTITWNVAGTDANGINANQVDILLSTNEGVTFEHVLAQNTPNDGSENITVPFGVVGNKSRIMVKASNNIFFSLNEEFISVNAICEEASNNSVTGIPDGLGLFGPSPGTPGESVINISQDDIVDNLSVNLTLNHDSLSDIDVELESPDGDIVQLWSHDLCSANGLDLRFVSGGNPLPTSGCESIITGNFEPVGSLSDFKNTSTLGNWTLRVTDFFVGNLGNINSWSIEVCSAEFLDSEDFNKDIFTLYPNPANGFVILQFNQTSENADVKIYDLNGRLVKHKILDNFSQSQRLDINELNRGIYLVKVNQNISQTVKKLIVN; this is encoded by the coding sequence ATGAAAATTTTTACCAATATTTTTTTAATACTTTTTGCTACAATTTCATTTGGTCAAAATAACTTTTGGCAAAATAAAGATTTGAATAGCATACCCGATGAAGATATTATTAATTACGACACTCAAGTCAATCGTTTTAGTGTTTTTGAACTTGATAAAATCGCTTTGTCAATGGCTTTAAAAGACGCACCATTAAGATTTGATGAAAATTCATCTGATGTTTTAATTCAGGTTCCTTATTCTGATGAAAAATTTGGAATATTTGAAATTTTCGAAGTTCAAACATTAGCTCCAAGTTTAGCATTAAAATATCCAAACATCAAATCTTATATTGGGAAACATAGAGGTTCAAATTCAGATCGATTAAGGTTAACCATTACTCCACAAGGCGTTTTTGTAAAAATATTTAGTTCAACTGGATCCATTTACATAAATCCTATGACCCAAAATGGATTGTTTTATAAAGTCTTTTACGCTAAAGATGCTGTTTTTCCTGATTTTAATTGTGATTTTGAGTCTATTATTGAGAATGCTATCATCTCTAATTCATCCTCATCAGTTGATGCAGTAAATGTAGTGGATGATTCTACTTTTAGAATTTATCGCCTAGCTGGAGCGACTAATGGTGAATACTCAACTTTTCACGTTAATCAAGCTGGAATCTCTTCTGGAACCACAAATCAAAAAAAATCTGCAATTCTTGCGACCATGACAGTTTCTTTAGATAGAGTAAATGGGATTCTTGAAAATGAAATAGCAGTAAATCTTCAATTTATATCAAATACAGATAGTTTTATATTTTTAGATCCAACTACGGATCCTTATTCAGACCCTAATAGTACAAACGTAATACTTAATGAAAATAATAATTTTATGCCAGGAGCTGTTGGTGATGCCAATTACGATATTGGACATGTTTTTACGACAGCACCAGGAGGAGTTGCATTTGTTGGTGCTTTGTGTAATGACGCAATTAAGGCAGGTGGGGTTTCTGGTTCATCAAGTCCAGTTGGTGATGGTTTTGATTTAATATTAGCACATGAAATAGGTCACCAATTAGGGGCATCTCACTCTTATAATAATTCCTGTAATGGCAATCGTTCAGATAATTCGGTTTATGAAGTTGGTAGTGGAGTAACTATTATGTCTTACGCAGGTATTTGTAGTCCAAACGTACAAAATAGTCGATTTGATTATTATCACTCAGGAAGTTTGTTACAAATTTTTAGTGTGATTTCTAACACTTCTTGTGCTCAAACTAGCACAATATCAAATAATCCACCAACGATAACACCAAACTCCAACTATACAATACCTAAAAGAACACCTTTTGTTTTAGATGCTCAGGCTACAGATATTGATGGTGATGACTTAACCTATAACTGGGAACAATTTGATAATCAAATAAGCATTCAGCCACCTACTTCTAGTTCAGTAAATGGACCATTATTTAGAAATTTTAGACCTTCAACATCTTCATTAAGGTATTTTCCTAAAATAGAAACTATTTTAAATAATCAAAATCAAACAACTTGGGAAGTACTCCCTAATGTCGTTCGTTCAATGAATTTTGTCGTCGTGGCTAGAGATAATAATATATTAGGTGGTCAAAACACTCAGGATTTATTAACTGTTAATGTAGCAAATGCGGGTCCATTTAGAGTAACTTCTCAAGATATATCTGGAATTTCATGGTCTCCAGGGTCAACTCAAACTATTACTTGGAATGTTGCTGGAACTGATGCTAATGGGATTAATGCTAATCAAGTAGATATTTTACTTTCTACAAATGAAGGTGTAACCTTTGAGCATGTATTAGCTCAAAATACACCAAATGACGGTAGTGAAAATATTACAGTTCCTTTTGGAGTGGTTGGTAATAAATCAAGAATTATGGTTAAAGCTTCAAATAATATATTTTTCTCCCTAAATGAAGAATTTATTTCTGTTAATGCTATTTGTGAAGAAGCAAGTAACAATTCTGTAACAGGGATTCCTGATGGTTTAGGCTTATTTGGACCTTCTCCTGGCACGCCTGGAGAGTCTGTTATCAATATCAGTCAAGATGATATTGTTGATAATCTATCAGTGAATCTTACATTAAACCATGACAGTTTAAGCGATATTGATGTGGAGTTGGAATCTCCTGATGGAGACATTGTTCAATTATGGAGTCATGATTTATGTAGTGCTAATGGACTTGATTTGAGGTTCGTAAGTGGTGGTAACCCACTTCCTACTAGTGGTTGTGAAAGTATTATTACTGGAAATTTTGAGCCTGTAGGTTCTCTTTCTGATTTTAAAAACACCAGTACTTTGGGAAATTGGACTTTGAGAGTGACTGACTTTTTTGTTGGTAATTTGGGAAATATAAACTCTTGGTCTATTGAGGTTTGTTCTGCTGAATTTTTAGATTCAGAAGATTTTAATAAAGATATTTTTACGCTTTATCCAAACCCCGCCAACGGTTTTGTTATTCTTCAGTTTAATCAAACTTCTGAAAATGCAGATGTGAAAATCTACGATTTGAATGGTCGTCTTGTTAAGCATAAAATACTTGATAATTTTTCACAATCCCAAAGGCTTGATATCAATGAATTAAATAGAGGTATCTATCTTGTAAAGGTTAATCAAAATATTTCTCAAACGGTCAAGAAACTAATAGTTAATTAA